A region of the Candidatus Methylomirabilota bacterium genome:
CGTCCGGAGGTTGCCGATCAACAAGGACGAGCTCAAGCGCGCGTGAGGCATATGGTCACGCGGGAGGCACGGTCCTCAGCGGCGCGCGGTCCGTAAACCGAAGGCGCCTGGGGCGGCATCTAAAGGCGAAAGGAGACTCCCATGAAGCGGCTGGCTGCCGGCGCCGGTGTCACGGGTCTGGGACTCATGAGCTTGGTCGCCTTCGTTTTATGCAAATCGACGGCGCCCAGCCTGGAGGGTAAGGTGCTGCTCTTCCTGTTTGGAGCCTTCCTGTTCGTGCTGGGCGGCTCGGGGTACGCGGCCCTGCCGGAGGGCCCGGGCGCATCGTTCCGCGCCGCTCAGGGCGAGGGACCGAGCGCCAGCCGCTCGTAGAGCGCGCTGATCATCTCGTCGGCGGCCGCGCAGGCCCACACCCGGAACAAGGGCGACTGCTGGAGCTCCATGAACTCCCGATCGCCGCGCTTGCGCGTCTCCTCCTGACTCTCGCCCGGCCGCGCCGCGCGGATGCGGCCGACGATCCGGTCCTTGTGGTAGACGCCCGGGTACTCGATGTAGCGGTACAGGTACTCGAGATTCTTCGTGTAGAAGACGGCCACCGGGATCGACTGCCAGGTCTGCGCGTTCTTCTCGTTGAGGAACTCGGCCATGATGTCGGCATTGCTGTCGGGAGCCTCGGCCAGGCTGGGCTGGGGGCTCGCGCTGAAGCGCTGGCCGTCGCGCCGGAAGATGCGGAGCTCGAAGCCGGCGGCTTCCGCCATGCGCGCCAGCACCGGCACGTCGCGCCGGCAGTCCGAGGACCAGTCCTCGGAGATCACCAGTACCTTGGCCGGCCCGTCGGGCCGGCTGGCCAACCACCGGAGGGCGGCCACCTGCGCGTCGGACAGGCGGGTCGCCTCGTACCAGGCGCGCACGTGGGCCGACCAGTCCCGGCGCGGCGCGCCCAGGGAGCCCTCGCGGGCGAGGTTTTCCGGCGTGCCGATGTAGGCCAGGTACTGCTCGAAGGTCATGCCGGACGCGAACCGGTCGGGTGTCACCACGCTCGGCTTGCGCGCAATCATGCGACGAGCCTCATCTGGGTCAGGACCGCGCGGCCCAGGAGCCCGTAGGGGTTGGCCAGCGTCTCGATGATCTCGAAGTGGTTGTAGGCCGGGGCCACGATCAGCGACTCGAGCCGGCGCGCCCACCGAACCGCGTCCGCGAACTCGCGCGACTGGCGCTGGAACTCCGGAGACTCGAGATCTCCGTAGGCGACGATCACGGGGCAGGCCAGCCGGGCCAGGTGGCGCTGCGAGCTCAGCTCGTGCTCGATCCGATCGTCGAACTTGACGTAGCTCGAGCGCGCGGACAGTCGCACGGCCTTGAGATCGTACATTCCGCTCACGACCAGCCCGCCCTTGAGCGCGGTGGCGGACAGACCGAAGTCCCGGGCCCAGTCGGTCACGAGCACGTTGCCGGCGAGGTGCCCGCCCGACGAGTGGCCGGCCACGTAGATGCGGTTCGGGTCGCCGCCGAACGTCGCCGCGTTCTTCGCGACCCAGGCCACGGCCCGCCGGACCTGGGCGACCATGCCGTCCAGACCCACCTCCATCGCTGTCGCGAAGTCGGGCGCGACGTAGTGCGCTCCCGCCCGGATGAACAGCTCGGCGGGGAAGGCGTAGTCCTTGGCCTTCCCGGTGCGCCAGGCGCCGCCGTGGAGGAAGACCATGACCGGCGCGTTCGCGCGCGTGGTCGGATACACGTCGAGCGTCTCGATCGCCGAGGGGCCGTAGGCGAGCGTCCGGGGCGGCCCCAGACGCGCGCGCACCGCCTCGCTGTTGAGGGCGTAGCGCTTGATCACGTGCTCGATGTTGGGCGCCCAGGACCGCTGATCGTAGGCGCGGTCGAGCTCGGCCTGGTCGTAGTCGAGGAAGACTTTTGGCCCCTTGGCCGGCGCCGGACTGGACTGCGCAGCCGCGCAGGTCGCGATCGCCGCGGCGGCGGCGCCGGCCAGCAGGGCGCGTCGGGTGAGGTCGCGGTCAGCCTGGAGCATCATGCCCTCCTCCTCGTCCGCTCAGAGTCCGTAGAGGTCTCGCGCGTTGTCGCACAGGATGCGGCGGCGCGCCCGCGGCGGGACGTCCCCGAAGTTCTCCTCGATGGCCTTCTGCGACTCCGGCCAGGTGCTGTCCGCGTGCGGGTAGTCGGAGGCCCACATCACGCGGTCCTCGCCCAGGACGTCGAGCATGCGCAGCCCGGCGTGGTCGGTCTGGAAGGTGGCCCAGACCTGCCGGCGGAAGTAGGCGCTCGGCGGCATGGTGATGGCGAGGCCGCCATGCTGGCCCCAGTAGTCCGGAGCATCGAGGAACTTCTGGTAGGTGTCGTCCATTCGCTCGAGCATATAGGGCAGCCAGCCGATGCCGGTTTCGGCCAAGACGATCTTGAGCCCGGGGTGACGCTCGAGCGCCCCCGAGAAGATCACCGCCGCCAGCGGCTCGTCCATCTGAATGGTCGAGCAGGAGACGCGGACGCCCATGTTGCCGGGGTGGTGGGCCTGGGGGCCGCTCATGACGACCGTGCGGTGGCCGCCGCTCAGGTGGAAGCCAATGGGGAGGCCGGTCTCGGCGCCGGCCGCCCAGAGGGGCTCCCAGGCGTCGTCCCACAGCGGCGTCTCTACGCGCGCCGCCAGGAACATGCAGGTCCGCACGCCGATCTTCTTCAGATAGCGCACCTCTTCGGCCGCGCTCTTGGGATCGTCGATCGGCGTCAGCCCAACGCCGATCAGGCGCTCGGGCGCGGTCGCGCAGAACTCGGCCAACCAGTCGTTGTAGGCGCGGTAACAGACCCGCCGCAGCTCCGGATCCGGGATCAGCAGTGGCACGATCGGCCCGTACATCACGGTCGCGTCCACGCCGTCGCGGTCCATGTCGGCCAGCCGCAGCGCGGTCGTCGTCGGTCTGAGCACCCCGGGCTCCAGCACGCCGCCGCGCTCGAGGGCCAGGCGGCGCCCGCCCATCGCGCCCGCCGCGCCCTTGCGGCCGCCCCAGAAGTCCCAGCGCGCGTCACCGCAGACCCAGGACTGGCCGTCGGGCGTGTCCACGACCTTGGGGCCGCGCGGGCGCCACTGCGCCGGCACGCGTTTCTCCCAGAGATCCTTGGGCAACCACGGGAGGTCGATGTGATCGTCGGCCGAGATGATGCGGTACTCCATAGCGCCCTCCTCGTCTACTGGTCCAGCAACCCCTTGCCCTGATCCGCCAGGTGGCTGAGCAGGCGCGCCGGGCGCCAGGAATCGTCGCCCGTCCGCCGCTGGAGCTCCAGCATCCGGTCGCGGATCGTCTTGAGGCCGATCTGGTCGGCCCAGTACATGGGACCGCCGCGATAGACGGGCCAGCCGTAGCCGTACACCCAGATGACGTCGATGTCGCTCGGGCGGATGGCCAGGCCTTCCTCCAGGATCTTGGCGCCCTCGTTGATCATCGGGTAGAGCAGGCGCGCCAGGATCTCCTCGTCGGGGATCTGGTACCGCTTGAGGCCCTGCTCCTTCGAGACCTCGAGGATGAGGCGCTCCACCTCCGGGTCGGGCCGCGGGGTGCGGTCGCCGCCCTCGTAGCGATAGAAGCCGCTTCCGGTCTTCTGGCCGAAGTGGCCGAGCTCGCAGAGCCGGTCGGCCACCGGCGCCTTCGTGCCCCGCGCCTTGCGGACGCGCCACCCCACGTCGAGGCCCGCCAGGTCGCCCATGGCGAACGGTCCCATGGGGAAGCCGAAGTCCACCAGCACCTTGTCCACCTGCTGCGGGAGCGCGCCCTCCAGCAACAGCCGCTCGGCCTGACGCCCGCGCTGGTGGAGCATGCGGTTGCCGACGAAGCCGTAGCAGACGCCGACCAGCACCGGCACCTTGCCGATCTTGCGTCCCACGGCCATGGCGGTGGCGATGGTCGGCTTCGACGTCTTCGCGCCGCGCACGTTCTCGAGTAGGCGCATGACGTTGGCGGGACTGAAGAAGTGCATGCCGATGACTGTCTCGGGCCGCGTCGTCGCCGACGCGATCTCGTTGACGTCGAGCGTCGAGGTGTTCGTGGCCAGCACGGCGTCGGGCTTGGCGATCTTGTCGATCCGGGCGAAGACCTCTTTCTTGAGCGGCATCTCCTCGAACACGGCCTCGATGATCAGATCCGCGTCGGCCACCGCGCCGAAGTCCACGGTGCCCTGGATGAGGCCCATGCGCTTGTCGACGTCCTCCTTGGTGAGCCGCCCTTTGGCGGCGGTGGCCTCGTAGTTCTTGCGCACCAGGCCCAGCCCGCGCTCGAGTGGCTCCTTGGCGACCTCGACCACCGTCACCGGGATGCCGGCGTTGGCGAAGTTCATCGCGATGCCGCCGCCCATGGTGCCGGCGCCGATCACCGCGGCCTTACGCACCTCGCGCGCGGGCGTGTCGGCCGGCACGTCGGGGATCTTGGCGGCCTCGCGCTCGGCGAAGAAGAAGTAGCGCTGGGCCTTGGACTCGGGCGAGTTGACGAGCTCCACGAACGCCTCGCGCTCGCGCGCGAGCCCCTGGTCGAACGGCAGGTTGACGGCTGCTTCCACCAGGCGGATACATGCTTCCGGCGCCCGGAAGCCGCGCGTCTGCCGCGCGACGGACTTCCGGAAGTCGGCGAAGATGTCGGGCTTGCCGCGGGCCGCCGCCACCTTGTCGTCCAGGTCGCGCACCCGGCGCAGCGGCCGGCTCTCGGCCACCACCCGCTCGGCGAAGGCGACCGCGCCCGCGGTCAGATCGCCCTCGACGATCTCGTCGAGGAGCCCGAGCCGGCGCGCCTCCTCACCACCGATGGGGTCGCCGCTCACGATCATCTGGAGCGCTTTGTCCACGCCCACCAGGCGCGGCAGCCGCTGGGTGCCGCCGGCGCCGGGCGCGAGGCCGAGCTTCACCTCGGGCTGACCCAGGCGCGCCGTGCGCACGCCCACGCGCCAGTGGCAGGTCATGGCCACCTCGAGGCCGCCCCCCAGCGCCGTGCCATGAATGGCGGCGACGACGGGCTTGGGGCTCTGCTCGATGACGTCCAGGACGTCCCAGAGGATCGGCTCCTTCGGCGGCTTGCCGAACTCCGTGATGTCGGCGCCGGCGATGAAGGTGCGCCCGGCGCAGGCGATGACGACGGCGTCCACCCCGGGGTCGGCGGCCGCCTGGCGCATTCTGTCGCGCAGGCCCAGGCGCACGCCGTAGCTCAGCGCGTTGACGGGGGGGTTGTTGACGGTGACGACGGTGATCCGTCCGCGGCGGTCGAGATCGACGAGTGTGGGCATGGCGCCTCGCTCCAGCGGAAAAGTGCCCCAATCATACTCGACCTGGCGCTGCCGCGCCCCCTGGCCCCGGCTCGGCCCGCCTCGCGGAGGCCCGCTCGGTCAGGCCGTCACTACGCCGCGCCCTCGAGCATCAAGTCGAGCTTTTCCCTGCTGAGCTCCCTGCCGGCGGCGTCCCGGTACACCAGCTCGCCGGTGAGCAGGTCGTATTCCGGGATCGCGGGATCGTTCCACCGCGTGACGAAGTACTGGTAGAAGGCCGGGAACAGGCTCGTGGGATTTTGCCCGTGCATGAACACATACTCCGGCATGACTTGAACATCCAGGCCGGGATGGTAGTGCTGCACCCAGCCGTAGTCGCCGAGAATCGCCAACTTCCAGAGAGGCGGATCCGAATAGAGCTTGAGGCTGATACCTTTCTGCGCGTCTCGAAGCGTCCTCAAGAGTGCGATGGTGTGCCCCACCTGCCAGCGCAGACTTTCCTGGGTGACCTCGGGGTCACGAATCGTCCGGGCGCGCTCGAGCGCCCCCGAGCTCTCAGGATTCAAGAGCATGATCTTGGCCGTGCGGCAGCTCTGGATGGCTGTGCGCAGGTCTCCCTTCGGGTCAACGAACGTGCGGAACCCTGTCGACCCGATGACCATGATGTCCCTCATGAAGGCCTGCCGGTCCTTCAATCTCCGGGACGTCCTGCGGACGAGCAGGATCCTCCGAGTGTTGAAGTGGACCATCCCGGCCGCGCGGGCCATCTTCGATAACTTCCGGTTCTTCCAGTTCGTCCGGGTGCGACTGAATACCACGATGAGCAGAAGCCCCACCGCGACTTCGGCGGAGATGAGGAATATCTGCTCGTTCTCGATGAAGGTCCAGTAGATGAGGAGCTGTCGGGCGACGAAGCTGAATGTCCGGGGAAGCGATGCAGCGATCGCCGCGCTGAGCGCGACGATGAGGAGATGATAGAGGACATGCAGGTGGCCCCTCACGACACGATGAGCAACGCCGTGATCAACAGCAGCGCGATCCCGGCGGCCGGTCTTTCACCATCGACGGCGAGCCGCTCAGCCAAGGAGGCGATGAGGTGGACCTGGCCGTCGCTCAGCATGACCAGCTTCTCCGCCGCCCTCCGGCGGACCGTTGGATCCGCGACCTTGCGGTCGAGGATGGAGAGTATCCTTCTCGTCTCGGCTCGACGGTCGCTGGCCGTCTCCTGGGCCTTGCGCGGGTGAGGCGCGTCTGCCCCGGCTGCCGCAGCCACCACATTCCAGCTGGAGACGACGAGGAAGACCGTCGTCGACGATATCGCGATAGCAGTCATCATTGTGTTCATGTTCCTCCTCGCTTGTGCCGCTATGTGGACGCGTCAGCATGTGGACACAGAGGCGAGTCGAGTTCAAAGCAAGCCTTGTGCCGAGCCGGACGGCCCGGTTCCGGTCCTGAGCCGGGTGACTGATTTTCTAGGACGGCGACCGAGTTTTTCGCACTGAGCAATCTCGGTGCCAGACCGCCGGGCCTCTGGTCTCGTGTTCTCCTCGTGACGCCCGTGTCGCGCGATCTGACGATGTCATCCTCTGACGAACTTGGGGACGTCCCCCCCCGCGCGATCTTCCCGGATTGATGTAGAGTAACGCCCGACACACGCCCCAGGGAGGACGCCATGGCCCGCAAGCCGCCGTCGCCGCCTCGCAAGCCCATCGCGAAGCCCGTCACGCCCGAGAGCCTCGACCCCCGCCACCGGTGGGACCGGCCGCTGCAGGCCCCCGGCCACATGCAGGTGGACTTCGAGGAGCGGGTGGACTTCCGTCGCCTGCACGCCTACCGCCTGGGCCGCGTGCGCCAGGCGCTGGCCCCCTCGGGGCTGGGCGCGCTGCTGGTCTTCGACCAGCACAACATCCGCTACATCTCCAGCACGGTCATCGGCGAGTGGGCGCGCGACAAGCTCACGCGCTGGTCGCTGCTCACCGGCACGGGTGAGCCGTGGGTGTGGGATTTCGGCTCCGCCGCGCGCCATCACCGGCTCTACGCGCCGTGGATTCCGCAGAAGCAGTCGCTCGCCGGAATGGTCGGCATGCGCGGCGCCGTGTCCCCCAAGGCTGGGCTCTTCAAGCAGGCCGCGCGCGAGATCAAGGACATCCTCAAGGCCGAGGGCGTCGCCGGCATGCCGCTCGGCGTCGACCTGGTGGAGCCGCCGTTTCTCTTCGCGCTGCAGGAGGCCGGCATCGAGGTGCGCGACGGCCAGCAGGTCATGCTCGAGGCCCGGATGATCAAGAGCCAGGACGAGCTGACGCTGCTCAACATGGCCGCGGCCATGGTCGACGGCGTCTACCAGGACATCTACGAGGCGCTCAAGCCCGGCGTGCGCGAGAACGAGATCGTGGCCCTGGCCACTAAGCGACTCTACGAGATGGGCTCGGACAACGTGGAGGCCATCAACTCGATCTCGGGCGAGCGGTGCAGCCCGCATCCCCACAACTTCACCGACCGGATCATCCGCCCCGGCGACCAGGCCTTCTTCGACATCATCATGTCGTTCGTCGGCTATCGCACGTGCTACTACCGCACCTTCAGCGTCGGCAAGGCCACCCGCGCGCAGGTCGACGCCTACAAGAAGGCGCGGCAGTGGATGGACGAGGCC
Encoded here:
- a CDS encoding amidohydrolase family protein translates to MEYRIISADDHIDLPWLPKDLWEKRVPAQWRPRGPKVVDTPDGQSWVCGDARWDFWGGRKGAAGAMGGRRLALERGGVLEPGVLRPTTTALRLADMDRDGVDATVMYGPIVPLLIPDPELRRVCYRAYNDWLAEFCATAPERLIGVGLTPIDDPKSAAEEVRYLKKIGVRTCMFLAARVETPLWDDAWEPLWAAGAETGLPIGFHLSGGHRTVVMSGPQAHHPGNMGVRVSCSTIQMDEPLAAVIFSGALERHPGLKIVLAETGIGWLPYMLERMDDTYQKFLDAPDYWGQHGGLAITMPPSAYFRRQVWATFQTDHAGLRMLDVLGEDRVMWASDYPHADSTWPESQKAIEENFGDVPPRARRRILCDNARDLYGL
- a CDS encoding Xaa-Pro peptidase family protein; the protein is MARKPPSPPRKPIAKPVTPESLDPRHRWDRPLQAPGHMQVDFEERVDFRRLHAYRLGRVRQALAPSGLGALLVFDQHNIRYISSTVIGEWARDKLTRWSLLTGTGEPWVWDFGSAARHHRLYAPWIPQKQSLAGMVGMRGAVSPKAGLFKQAAREIKDILKAEGVAGMPLGVDLVEPPFLFALQEAGIEVRDGQQVMLEARMIKSQDELTLLNMAAAMVDGVYQDIYEALKPGVRENEIVALATKRLYEMGSDNVEAINSISGERCSPHPHNFTDRIIRPGDQAFFDIIMSFVGYRTCYYRTFSVGKATRAQVDAYKKARQWMDEAIALIKPGVGTDKIARAFPKAQEIGFESEMGAFGLNFCHGIGLGLHERPITSRLNSFDDPMELEAGMMFAVETYCPATDGVSAARIEEEVIVTPAGAQIITLFPANELPIANKY
- a CDS encoding alpha/beta hydrolase, translated to MMLQADRDLTRRALLAGAAAAAIATCAAAQSSPAPAKGPKVFLDYDQAELDRAYDQRSWAPNIEHVIKRYALNSEAVRARLGPPRTLAYGPSAIETLDVYPTTRANAPVMVFLHGGAWRTGKAKDYAFPAELFIRAGAHYVAPDFATAMEVGLDGMVAQVRRAVAWVAKNAATFGGDPNRIYVAGHSSGGHLAGNVLVTDWARDFGLSATALKGGLVVSGMYDLKAVRLSARSSYVKFDDRIEHELSSQRHLARLACPVIVAYGDLESPEFQRQSREFADAVRWARRLESLIVAPAYNHFEIIETLANPYGLLGRAVLTQMRLVA
- a CDS encoding 3-hydroxyacyl-CoA dehydrogenase NAD-binding domain-containing protein, with amino-acid sequence MPTLVDLDRRGRITVVTVNNPPVNALSYGVRLGLRDRMRQAAADPGVDAVVIACAGRTFIAGADITEFGKPPKEPILWDVLDVIEQSPKPVVAAIHGTALGGGLEVAMTCHWRVGVRTARLGQPEVKLGLAPGAGGTQRLPRLVGVDKALQMIVSGDPIGGEEARRLGLLDEIVEGDLTAGAVAFAERVVAESRPLRRVRDLDDKVAAARGKPDIFADFRKSVARQTRGFRAPEACIRLVEAAVNLPFDQGLAREREAFVELVNSPESKAQRYFFFAEREAAKIPDVPADTPAREVRKAAVIGAGTMGGGIAMNFANAGIPVTVVEVAKEPLERGLGLVRKNYEATAAKGRLTKEDVDKRMGLIQGTVDFGAVADADLIIEAVFEEMPLKKEVFARIDKIAKPDAVLATNTSTLDVNEIASATTRPETVIGMHFFSPANVMRLLENVRGAKTSKPTIATAMAVGRKIGKVPVLVGVCYGFVGNRMLHQRGRQAERLLLEGALPQQVDKVLVDFGFPMGPFAMGDLAGLDVGWRVRKARGTKAPVADRLCELGHFGQKTGSGFYRYEGGDRTPRPDPEVERLILEVSKEQGLKRYQIPDEEILARLLYPMINEGAKILEEGLAIRPSDIDVIWVYGYGWPVYRGGPMYWADQIGLKTIRDRMLELQRRTGDDSWRPARLLSHLADQGKGLLDQ
- a CDS encoding thioredoxin family protein — its product is MIARKPSVVTPDRFASGMTFEQYLAYIGTPENLAREGSLGAPRRDWSAHVRAWYEATRLSDAQVAALRWLASRPDGPAKVLVISEDWSSDCRRDVPVLARMAEAAGFELRIFRRDGQRFSASPQPSLAEAPDSNADIMAEFLNEKNAQTWQSIPVAVFYTKNLEYLYRYIEYPGVYHKDRIVGRIRAARPGESQEETRKRGDREFMELQQSPLFRVWACAAADEMISALYERLALGPSP